CTGTCGGCCGCCGTCGTGCTTGCCGTACTTCGCGTGCACCGACTGGCGTGTGACACCGAGTGCGTCGCCGATCTGCTCCCACGACCATCCCGCCCGCCTGGCCTCGGCAACATGCGTCGCCTCAACGCGCTCAGCGAGCCGATGGAGCGCGCCGACGGCACGCAGACCGATCAGTGGATCGGTGGTGCGCAACTGCTTCGCGAACTCCGCGGGTTCCATATCTGTCAGTCTAAATTGACACTGTTGATTTGTCAAGCCAGACTGACATAGGGATCAATTACCCGCAACCTGACGACTCCCGCGCGGATGCCGACGTCGCAATCGCGGGCGCCGACGCCGTCGGCGCAGAGGCCACCACTTCCCTGGGCGCATCCTTCCTGGTGGGCTGCGACGGCGCGCACAGCGTCGTTCGCAAGTGCGCAGGAATCGCCTTCCCCGGATTCACCAGCGACGGAGTCGCACACATCGCACGCGAAACCATCCCGGCCGCCCGAATCGCTCGGCGCGGCAATAGCTTCGACATTGCGGGCGTACGACGCATTCATCGACGAACTGCGCACGGGACTGCACCGGGTACTTGGCACCGAGTTGCCCTTCACCGACGCCACCGCGATCCGCAGCACGGTGGGCAACAGCCGGCAAGCGGATGCCTATCGGCGCGGCCGCGTGTTCCTCGCCGATGACGCTGCTCACGTCTTCGATACGGGCGGCCCATCGCTGAACATCGGGCTGAAGGATGCGCTCGACCTCGCTTCCCGCCTGCTCGGGCCGTGCGCGGTGAGACCCCGTTGGACGCGCTGCAGGACTACCACGCAACCCGTAACCGCGCGGGTCAGCGCGCCCTGCAACACACACGAGCGCAGGCCGCAATCAGTCGTACCGACGAGGGCACCTTCGCCATGCGCGACATTCTCAAGCATCTCGTCCGTAGCCGGAAGGTCTCGCGCCGCCTCGGGCGGTTGCTCGAAGAGAACTGAACGACCCCGATCGGGAGACGCGAATGGCCGGCAGAGTCCGCGCAAACGGCGGCACACATTTCCTTCCGGCTGCCGGCTAGCGACTGCCCGACGACCGCCCGGCGAGCGATCGCACCACCGGCGCCCCCGCCACCGGCGCCATCAACACGGGCATGATGACGTCGTCGACGAGTTCCACCACGTCGAAGTCGTCGAGATCGCGGAACAGAAAGCGGTTCCGCAGGATCGACGGACCCACCTCCAGCCGCACACGCGTGACGTTCGCCGCATCGAGCTCTCCACGCGCGACCGCACGCATCACGATCGTTCGCATCCGCTCAACGGCACCGTCGCGGGAGTACTCGCGCACCCGCCTCCGTTGATCCGCGTCGATCAGAGCCTCGCCGTGCAGGGCACGCAGTGCCGCACCAAGCGGCCCCGACAGCGGCACCAAAGCCGTCGTCAGCATCTGAATCAGGTCACCGCGCAGCGTGCCCGTGTCAGCAACAAGTTGCTCCGCAGGCAACGCGTCATAGACCGCATCCATGACGAGCTCAGTCCGGGTCGGCCAACGCCGATACAAGGATGCCTTACCCGTGCGAGCTCGCTTCGCAACCGCTTCCATGGTGAGCGCGGCATAGCCGTGACGCTTCAACTCGGTCAGCGTCGCCGCGTAGATCGCCGCGGTGAGAACGGCACCCCGCCTCCGGGCGCCGCTGCGGTGGTCGCCTGCGGTTGCCTCATCCACAGCAGTCGCGCCAGTCGTCGCATCCAGCGGAATTTGCGCCACCTCCATCACGCCGCCGTCACCACCCCAGCGCCGCCGTCCACGGTGACGCGCTGCCCCGTGCGCAGCGTTCGCGTCCCCTCCCCCGTACCCATAATCGCGGGGATGCCGATCTCGCGCGCCACGATCGCCGCATGCGAACCGATGCCGCCCGTATCCACCACGACAGCCGCAGCGCTCTGGAACAGTGGGGTCCACGCCGGGTTCGTGTATGGGCAGACCAGAATCTCACCCGGGCGCAGCGAGCCGAATTCGTCCGGCCCGCTAATGACGCGCACCGTTCCGGTCGCTCGCCCTGCGCAGGCCGGCGTTCCGCTGACCAACGCATTCTCGTCACGGCGTGGGCGCCCGAAGATCGCCGCGTAGTCGACCATGCGAACGGATGCGAGTTGCTCGCGTTTCAGCATCCGCGCCGTCGCGACCGCGCACAACTCCGCAGCCTGCGTCGGCGTGAGGGTCGCGACCTCCCCGACCGTCTCGATCTCGCCGAGTCGCAGGTGGAAGACATCCGCCGGCTCTGACAACACCCCTGCACCGCGCAGACGCACACCGATCTCGAGCAGAGCGCGCCGCAGCGGCGGCAGCGTGCGCATGAATGCGTCGTGGGAGTCCTCCCGGAATCCGATGCCGGCCCGAGCCGCCCGGATGCGCCACTGCATCCGTTCGCGCGCCTTCGGTGACTGCAGCCGGCGATGCGCGAACAGCGCTTCCTCGGCATCCGCCGCCCGCGTCGCTGCCGCGCGTTCGCTGTCGTCGGAGGCGAGCAGCGCAATCAGCCCGAGCACGGTTTCGGGAGCCTCGCTCCAGGTCGGTGAGGAGGCGAGCACCGGGCTGATCGTCTCACGGTGCCCGTACTGCTGGAGGTACTCGGCGAAGGCGCTCGTGAAACCCGCAAACGCCGGATCGCTGGTGACGCGCTCAAGAGCGGCACGCGCATCCCGCTCGGTGAGGAGGCTGCGGAGCGTCGCATCCGCCCGAACGGTCTCGGCAAGTTCGCTGAGGCGTTCGTTTCCGCGTGCGGTAATCGTCGGGGCGCCGATGATGAGATCAGCCATCAGCCGCGTGCGCCGTACGCGGGTGAGCGCGAGACGCAGGCGAATGATCGCCACCCCCATGCCCGGCAGATACTGCGTGCGCAGCGTCGTGATCGGGTCGACCAGGTCGAGGGCGGCGTGAACGGATGCGACGAGCTCCGGCCAGCTCGCTGCGGCCGGATCGCTGCGGGTGAGCTCCTGCAGCCGCCGTTCGAAGTCGGCGTAGCGCGGGTCGGTGGTCCAGCGCGCCGGATCGTAGCGCCGCGCGCGGCTCAGCACGCTGAACGGCGCCTTGACCACATGCCCGGTCGGTGACGGCATCGGCGGCACGAACTGCACGACGACGCCGTCCTCTTCGGGAAGAATTCGATCGAAATTCGAACGGATGCCGACACTCGCCATCACGCGACCCATCATTCCGAGCGGGCCGTACGGAATCCAGGTGTCCATGTCGAGAGGGTACGGGCGCACGCTGAAGTAGTCGCTGAAGACGCTGCCGATGAGCCGTTGCACACGATTCAGTTTCTGCGGGATCGGCAGCGCCGTCATCGGTCGGGCCTGCAGCAGCGCGAGCTGGTTGCCCGCGATCGCCCATTCGATGTCCTGTGGGCCGTCGAAAAGCTTCGATATCGCCGTGCCGAGAGACGCCAGTTCTGCTAGTGCGGCGTGGGACAGCAACGGCTTGCTCGCCGGGTTGTCCGTCGAGCTGCCGACCGGGGCACCGGCGACTGGGGCACCGGCGGCGGGGGCACCGGCGGCGGCGGCGGCCGGGTTGCTGGCCTGGGCTGCGGCAGGGGCGCCCTCGGCCTGCATGACGACTTCGGTGCGTGTGATGCCTCCGTGCCCGTCGCTGCTGATGATGACTTCGCGTTTGCCTGGTGAGAATTCGAGAGTGCGGCCAGTGCGGTCGATCACGTAGTGGTCCGGTGTGACGAGGCCGGAGACGACCACTTCGCCGAGCCCGGCGCTGGCGTCGATCACGAGGTGGTCGCGGGCGCCGGTCACCGGATCGGCGGTGAAGAGCACGCCGGCGACATCCGCCGGAATCAGGGACTGCACGACGACGGCGATCGCCACCTCGGCCGGGTCGATTGACAGCCG
The Rathayibacter sp. SW19 DNA segment above includes these coding regions:
- a CDS encoding helix-turn-helix domain-containing protein, translating into MEPAEFAKQLRTTDPLIGLRAVGALHRLAERVEATHVAEARRAGWSWEQIGDALGVTRQSVHAKYGKHDGGRQKNETQGNDV
- a CDS encoding TetR/AcrR family transcriptional regulator codes for the protein MEVAQIPLDATTGATAVDEATAGDHRSGARRRGAVLTAAIYAATLTELKRHGYAALTMEAVAKRARTGKASLYRRWPTRTELVMDAVYDALPAEQLVADTGTLRGDLIQMLTTALVPLSGPLGAALRALHGEALIDADQRRRVREYSRDGAVERMRTIVMRAVARGELDAANVTRVRLEVGPSILRNRFLFRDLDDFDVVELVDDVIMPVLMAPVAGAPVVRSLAGRSSGSR
- a CDS encoding PEP/pyruvate-binding domain-containing protein; its protein translation is MPTEPRPAPASTHTVVDLGSVGRNDIALAGGKGANLGELIRAGFPVPPGFIVTTDAYCSALTAAGLSTQDPALATSDGAALRAAITALELPKHIATAITDAYTRLGGTVAVRSSATAEDLPGAAFAGQQDTYLGVVGAEAVLDAVRACWASLWNERAIAYRRRLSIDPAEVAIAVVVQSLIPADVAGVLFTADPVTGARDHLVIDASAGLGEVVVSGLVTPDHYVIDRTGRTLEFSPGKREVIISSDGHGGITRTEVVMQAEGAPAAAQASNPAAAAAGAPAAGAPVAGAPVGSSTDNPASKPLLSHAALAELASLGTAISKLFDGPQDIEWAIAGNQLALLQARPMTALPIPQKLNRVQRLIGSVFSDYFSVRPYPLDMDTWIPYGPLGMMGRVMASVGIRSNFDRILPEEDGVVVQFVPPMPSPTGHVVKAPFSVLSRARRYDPARWTTDPRYADFERRLQELTRSDPAAASWPELVASVHAALDLVDPITTLRTQYLPGMGVAIIRLRLALTRVRRTRLMADLIIGAPTITARGNERLSELAETVRADATLRSLLTERDARAALERVTSDPAFAGFTSAFAEYLQQYGHRETISPVLASSPTWSEAPETVLGLIALLASDDSERAAATRAADAEEALFAHRRLQSPKARERMQWRIRAARAGIGFREDSHDAFMRTLPPLRRALLEIGVRLRGAGVLSEPADVFHLRLGEIETVGEVATLTPTQAAELCAVATARMLKREQLASVRMVDYAAIFGRPRRDENALVSGTPACAGRATGTVRVISGPDEFGSLRPGEILVCPYTNPAWTPLFQSAAAVVVDTGGIGSHAAIVAREIGIPAIMGTGEGTRTLRTGQRVTVDGGAGVVTAA